One genomic window of Cheilinus undulatus linkage group 7, ASM1832078v1, whole genome shotgun sequence includes the following:
- the ddr2a gene encoding discoidin domain-containing receptor 2 isoform X1, whose protein sequence is MKLLWDVHFLLLIVLCLFGAVTSQVNPGVCRYPLGMSGGQIQDEDISASSQWSESTAARYGRLDFEEGDGAWCPEITVDPDHLKEFLQIDLRSLHFITLVGTQGRHAGGIGNEFAQMYKIKYSRDGSRWISWRNRQGKQVIEGNRNAYDIVLKDLEPPIIARFVRFMPVTDHSMNVCMRVELYGCEWLDGLVSYNAPAGEQMTLPSSPVYVNDSVYDGAVIHSMTEGLGQLTDGVCGLDDFTQSHVYNVWPGYDYVGWNNESFPSGFVEIMFEFDRIRNFTTMKVHCNNMFSRHVKAFRQVVCFFRSESDWEATPLSFSPVVDEKNPSARFVTMNLANHMASAIKCQFYFADAWMLFSEITFQSDTAMYNTTLAPPKTGLPPNLPPEEDPTHKVDDSNTRILIGCLVAIIFILVAIIVIILWRQVWQKMLEKASRRMLDDELTASLSIQSETFAYNHNQSSTTSEQESSSTYERIFPLGPDYQEPSRLICKLPEFAQSSEEPASTSTAASKSTTATVIQDGVPHYAEADIVNLQGVTGSNTYAIPALTMDLLSGKDVVVEEFPRKLLTFKEKLGEGQFGEVHLCEAEGMQEFMNKEFLFDIPEDQPVLVAVKMLRSDANKNARNDFLKEIKIMSRLKDPNIIRLLAVCIYSDPLCMITEYMENGDLNQFLSRHEPEGQLALLSNAPTVSFNNLCHMAAQIASGMKYLSSLNFVHRDLATRNCLVGKKYTIKIADFGMSRNLYSGDYYRIQGRAVLPIRWMSWESILLGKFTTASDVWAFGVTLWEILNFCKEQPYSQLTDEQVIENTGEFFRDQKRQIYLPQPVLCPDSLYKIMLSCWRRNTKERPGFQEIHRALLEMQA, encoded by the exons GTGTGTGCCGGTATCCTCTGGGCATGTCAGGAGGACAGATACAGGACGAGGACATCTCAGCTTCCAGCCAGTGGTCTGAATCCACGGCTGCTAGATATGGCAG GTTGGACTTTGAGGAGGGCGATGGCGCCTGGTGTCCGGAGATAACAGTGGATCCGGACCACCTGAAAGAGTTTCTCCAGATCGACCTGCGCTCCCTCCACTTCATCACTCTTGTGGGCACGCAGGGTCGACATGCAGGAGGCATCGGTAACGAGTTTGCCCAGATGTACAAGATAAAGTACAGCCGTGATGGAAGCCGCTGGATCTCATGGAGAAACAGGCAGGGCAAGCAG GTGATTGAAGGAAACAGAAACGCCTATGACATCGTACTCAAGGACCTTGAGCCGCCAATTATTGCCCGATTTGTTCGCTTTATGCCTGTAACAGACCACTCCATGAACGTCTGCATGAGAGTGGAGCTCTACGGCTGTGAATGGCTGG ATGGTCTTGTGTCGTACAACGCTCCAGCTGGAGAACAGATGACTTTGCCTTCTTCCCCTGTTTATGTTAATGACTCTGTCTATGACGGCGCCGTCATCCACAG tatGACTGAAGGCTTGGGCCAGCTGACTGATGGCGTGTGTGGTCTGGATGATTTTACACAAAGCCATGTCTACAATGTGTGGCCGGGGTATGACTATGTGGGTTGGAACAATGAGAGCTTCCCCAGTGGTTTTGTTGAAATAATGTTCGAGTTCGATCGAATACGAAATTTTACCACCATGAAG GTCCACTGCAACAACATGTTCTCACGACATGTCAAGGCCTTCCGTCAGGTGGTGTGTTTTTTTCGCTCTGAGTCGGACTGGGAAGCCACACCCCTTTCTTTCAGCCCTGTGGTGGACGAGAAGAATCCCAGTGCTCGATTTGTCACCATGAACCTGGCCAATCACATGGCCAGTGCTATAAAGTGCCAGTTCTACTTTGCTGATGCCTGGATGTTGTTCAGCGAGATCACCTTTCAGTCAG ATACAGCCATGTACAACACAACACTGGCTCCACCCAAGACGGGTCTCCCACCGAACTTACCGCCAG AGGAAGACCCCACTCACAAAGTAGATGACAGCAACACCCGCATTCTGATTGGTTGTTTAGTGGCCATCATCTTCATCCTGGTGGCCATCATTGTCATCATCTTGTGGAGGCAGGTGTGGCAGAAGATGTTGGAGAAG GCCTCTCGTCGGATGCTGGATGATGAACTAACTGCAAGTTTGTCAATACAGAGTGAGACATTCGCCTACAACCACAACCAGTCGAGTACAACCAGTGAGCAGGAGTCTAGTTCCACTTATGAGCGCATTTTTCCCCTGGGTCCCGACTACCAGGAGCCATCACGCCTCATATGTAAGCTGCCGGAGTTTGCTCAGAGCTCCGAGGAGCCTG CTTCAACCAGCACTGCAGCTTCTAAATCCACTACAGCTACTGTGATCCAAGATGGCGTCCCTCACTATGCAGAGGCAGACATTGTTAACCTGCAGGGCGTGACTGGAAGCAACACTTACGCAATCCCTGCTCTAACTATGGACCTTTTGTCAGGGAAGGATGTCGTAGTGGAAGAGTTCCCCAGAAAGTTGCTCACATTCAAAGAGAAGCTTGGAGAGGGACAGTTTGGAGAG GTGCACCTGTGTGAGGCAGAGGGAATGCAGGAGTTCATGAATAAAGAGTTTTTATTTGACATCCCTGAAGATCAGCCGGTTTTAGTGGCAGTAAAGATGCTCCGATCAGATGCCAACAAAAATGCAAG GAATGACTTcctgaaagaaataaagatcATGTCCCGTTTGAAGGACCCCAACATCATTCGCCTGCTGGCCGTGTGCATCTACAGCGACCCTCTGTGTATGATCACAGAGTACATGGAGAACGGCGATCTCAACCAGTTCCTGTCTCGCCATGAACCTGAGGGACAGCTTGCTCTGCTCAGCAATGCACCTACAGTCAG TTTTAATAATCTGTGCCACATGGCTGCTCAGATAGCATCAGGGATGAAATACCTCTCCTCTCTAAATTTTGTGCATCGAGACTTGGCCACACGGAACTGcctggtgggaaaaaaatacacaataaagaTTGCTGATTTTGGCATGAGCAGAAACTTGTACAGTGGTGACTATTACCGCATTCAGGGCAGAGCGGTGCTACCAATACGCTGGATGTCATGGGAGAGCATCCTGCTG GGTAAGTTCACCACAGCTAGCGATGTGTGGGCCTTTGGGGTCACCCTGTGGGAGATACTAAACTTCTGCAAAGAGCAGCCTTACTCCCAGCTCACTGATGAGCAGGTGATAGAAAACACAGGGGAGTTTTTCAGGGACCAGAAAAGACAG ATCTACCTGCCTCAGCCAGTGCTGTGTCCAGACTCTCTCTACAAGATCATGCTAAGCTGCTGGAGGAGGAACACAAAGGAACGACCTGGCTTCCAGGAAATACACAGAGCCCTCTTGGAGATGCAAGCATAA
- the ddr2a gene encoding discoidin domain-containing receptor 2 isoform X2, whose translation MKLLWDVHFLLLIVLCLFGAVTSQVNPGVCRYPLGMSGGQIQDEDISASSQWSESTAARYGRLDFEEGDGAWCPEITVDPDHLKEFLQIDLRSLHFITLVGTQGRHAGGIGNEFAQMYKIKYSRDGSRWISWRNRQGKQVIEGNRNAYDIVLKDLEPPIIARFVRFMPVTDHSMNVCMRVELYGCEWLDGLVSYNAPAGEQMTLPSSPVYVNDSVYDGAVIHSMTEGLGQLTDGVCGLDDFTQSHVYNVWPGYDYVGWNNESFPSGFVEIMFEFDRIRNFTTMKVHCNNMFSRHVKAFRQVVCFFRSESDWEATPLSFSPVVDEKNPSARFVTMNLANHMASAIKCQFYFADAWMLFSEITFQSDTAMYNTTLAPPKTGLPPNLPPEEDPTHKVDDSNTRILIGCLVAIIFILVAIIVIILWRQVWQKMLEKSETFAYNHNQSSTTSEQESSSTYERIFPLGPDYQEPSRLICKLPEFAQSSEEPASTSTAASKSTTATVIQDGVPHYAEADIVNLQGVTGSNTYAIPALTMDLLSGKDVVVEEFPRKLLTFKEKLGEGQFGEVHLCEAEGMQEFMNKEFLFDIPEDQPVLVAVKMLRSDANKNARNDFLKEIKIMSRLKDPNIIRLLAVCIYSDPLCMITEYMENGDLNQFLSRHEPEGQLALLSNAPTVSFNNLCHMAAQIASGMKYLSSLNFVHRDLATRNCLVGKKYTIKIADFGMSRNLYSGDYYRIQGRAVLPIRWMSWESILLGKFTTASDVWAFGVTLWEILNFCKEQPYSQLTDEQVIENTGEFFRDQKRQIYLPQPVLCPDSLYKIMLSCWRRNTKERPGFQEIHRALLEMQA comes from the exons GTGTGTGCCGGTATCCTCTGGGCATGTCAGGAGGACAGATACAGGACGAGGACATCTCAGCTTCCAGCCAGTGGTCTGAATCCACGGCTGCTAGATATGGCAG GTTGGACTTTGAGGAGGGCGATGGCGCCTGGTGTCCGGAGATAACAGTGGATCCGGACCACCTGAAAGAGTTTCTCCAGATCGACCTGCGCTCCCTCCACTTCATCACTCTTGTGGGCACGCAGGGTCGACATGCAGGAGGCATCGGTAACGAGTTTGCCCAGATGTACAAGATAAAGTACAGCCGTGATGGAAGCCGCTGGATCTCATGGAGAAACAGGCAGGGCAAGCAG GTGATTGAAGGAAACAGAAACGCCTATGACATCGTACTCAAGGACCTTGAGCCGCCAATTATTGCCCGATTTGTTCGCTTTATGCCTGTAACAGACCACTCCATGAACGTCTGCATGAGAGTGGAGCTCTACGGCTGTGAATGGCTGG ATGGTCTTGTGTCGTACAACGCTCCAGCTGGAGAACAGATGACTTTGCCTTCTTCCCCTGTTTATGTTAATGACTCTGTCTATGACGGCGCCGTCATCCACAG tatGACTGAAGGCTTGGGCCAGCTGACTGATGGCGTGTGTGGTCTGGATGATTTTACACAAAGCCATGTCTACAATGTGTGGCCGGGGTATGACTATGTGGGTTGGAACAATGAGAGCTTCCCCAGTGGTTTTGTTGAAATAATGTTCGAGTTCGATCGAATACGAAATTTTACCACCATGAAG GTCCACTGCAACAACATGTTCTCACGACATGTCAAGGCCTTCCGTCAGGTGGTGTGTTTTTTTCGCTCTGAGTCGGACTGGGAAGCCACACCCCTTTCTTTCAGCCCTGTGGTGGACGAGAAGAATCCCAGTGCTCGATTTGTCACCATGAACCTGGCCAATCACATGGCCAGTGCTATAAAGTGCCAGTTCTACTTTGCTGATGCCTGGATGTTGTTCAGCGAGATCACCTTTCAGTCAG ATACAGCCATGTACAACACAACACTGGCTCCACCCAAGACGGGTCTCCCACCGAACTTACCGCCAG AGGAAGACCCCACTCACAAAGTAGATGACAGCAACACCCGCATTCTGATTGGTTGTTTAGTGGCCATCATCTTCATCCTGGTGGCCATCATTGTCATCATCTTGTGGAGGCAGGTGTGGCAGAAGATGTTGGAGAAG AGTGAGACATTCGCCTACAACCACAACCAGTCGAGTACAACCAGTGAGCAGGAGTCTAGTTCCACTTATGAGCGCATTTTTCCCCTGGGTCCCGACTACCAGGAGCCATCACGCCTCATATGTAAGCTGCCGGAGTTTGCTCAGAGCTCCGAGGAGCCTG CTTCAACCAGCACTGCAGCTTCTAAATCCACTACAGCTACTGTGATCCAAGATGGCGTCCCTCACTATGCAGAGGCAGACATTGTTAACCTGCAGGGCGTGACTGGAAGCAACACTTACGCAATCCCTGCTCTAACTATGGACCTTTTGTCAGGGAAGGATGTCGTAGTGGAAGAGTTCCCCAGAAAGTTGCTCACATTCAAAGAGAAGCTTGGAGAGGGACAGTTTGGAGAG GTGCACCTGTGTGAGGCAGAGGGAATGCAGGAGTTCATGAATAAAGAGTTTTTATTTGACATCCCTGAAGATCAGCCGGTTTTAGTGGCAGTAAAGATGCTCCGATCAGATGCCAACAAAAATGCAAG GAATGACTTcctgaaagaaataaagatcATGTCCCGTTTGAAGGACCCCAACATCATTCGCCTGCTGGCCGTGTGCATCTACAGCGACCCTCTGTGTATGATCACAGAGTACATGGAGAACGGCGATCTCAACCAGTTCCTGTCTCGCCATGAACCTGAGGGACAGCTTGCTCTGCTCAGCAATGCACCTACAGTCAG TTTTAATAATCTGTGCCACATGGCTGCTCAGATAGCATCAGGGATGAAATACCTCTCCTCTCTAAATTTTGTGCATCGAGACTTGGCCACACGGAACTGcctggtgggaaaaaaatacacaataaagaTTGCTGATTTTGGCATGAGCAGAAACTTGTACAGTGGTGACTATTACCGCATTCAGGGCAGAGCGGTGCTACCAATACGCTGGATGTCATGGGAGAGCATCCTGCTG GGTAAGTTCACCACAGCTAGCGATGTGTGGGCCTTTGGGGTCACCCTGTGGGAGATACTAAACTTCTGCAAAGAGCAGCCTTACTCCCAGCTCACTGATGAGCAGGTGATAGAAAACACAGGGGAGTTTTTCAGGGACCAGAAAAGACAG ATCTACCTGCCTCAGCCAGTGCTGTGTCCAGACTCTCTCTACAAGATCATGCTAAGCTGCTGGAGGAGGAACACAAAGGAACGACCTGGCTTCCAGGAAATACACAGAGCCCTCTTGGAGATGCAAGCATAA